One Salminus brasiliensis chromosome 5, fSalBra1.hap2, whole genome shotgun sequence DNA segment encodes these proteins:
- the cited4b gene encoding cbp/p300-interacting transactivator 4b, which translates to MAEHMMMPMSHGQANNGLHGYRMGMNSQQHGPQPGLRAMPNGQMMHYGPQGAMEAGPTWQQRANMVGPMNGQMNGAPMGHHQMQSANMMYSNQGQHQQQHQQQQQHQHQNHHMHQQQQGQHQHPGQQQQQYMAGGLTSQQLMASMHLQKLNTQYHGHPLGVMNGNHMGNGAQFRMGPAQLANRQHMAGPALSLNGMDTDLIDEEVLTSLVMELGLDRVQELPELFLGQNEFDFIPDFVSKQQPSTVSC; encoded by the coding sequence ATGGCAGAGCACATGATGATGCCCATGAGCCACGGCCAGGCCAACAACGGCCTCCACGGGTACCGGATGGGCATGAATAGCCAGCAACACGGACCCCAGCCTGGCCTAAGAGCTATGCCCAATGGACAGATGATGCACTACGGCCCTCAGGGAGCCATGGAGGCCGGCCCAACATGGCAGCAGCGGGCCAACATGGTGGGCCCTATGAACGGGCAGATGAATGGAGCACCGATGGGTCACCACCAGATGCAGTCAGCCAACATGATGTACAGTAACCAGGgccagcatcagcagcagcatcagcagcagcagcagcatcagcatcagaatCATCACatgcaccagcagcagcagggacaGCACCAGCATCcaggccagcagcagcagcagtacatGGCTGGAGGCCTAACTTCACAGCAGCTGATGGCCAGCATGCACCTGCAGAAACTCAACACCCAGTACCACGGACACCCACTCGGAGTCATGAACGGGAACCACATGGGGAATGGAGCACAGTTCCGCATGGGTCCTGCTCAGCTGGCCAATAGGCAGCATATGGCTGGCCCTGCGCTCAGTCTCAATGGCATGGACACTGACCTGATCGACGAGGAGGTTCTCACGTCATTGGTCATGGAGTTGGGACTAGACAGGGTGCAGGAGCTTCCTGAACTGTTCTTGGGACAGAATGAGTTTGACTTCATACCAGACTTTGTCAGCAAACAGCAGCCCAGCACAGTCAGTTGCTGA